GCAAATGCCCCATAGACTGCTCCACAGACTCCCAAAGGATAAATCAACAACAACGAAACCGGAACCACCAACAAAGAATAGATCCAAATTTGCTCGGCTGTCACCTCTTCTCCCTGCACCACAGGCAACATCGGCACATTAACTGTGGCATAATCTTCCCGAATCATTAAAGCTAAAGCCCAGAAATGAGGTGGAGTCCAGAGAAAAATAAGGGCAAACAATAACCAAGCCGCCCAACTTAACTCTCCCGTCACTGCTGCCCAACCCACTAAGGGAGGAATTGAGCCAGCCGCCCCGCCAATCACAATATTTTGGGGGGTATTGCGCTTGAGGATATGGGTATAGACCACCATATAAAACACAATCCCCATCATCGCTAAAAGGGCCGCTTGCAGATTAGCAAATCGGGTTAATAGCCCAAAAGATAATCCAGCCAGAATTAAGGCAAAAATCAGAGCATGTCGCGGTTGCACTTTTCCAGAAGGAAGGGGACGCTTGCGGGTGCGTACCATGGCATAATCAATATCCAGGTCATAAATGCAGTTCAAAGTTTGGGCAGACGCAGCAGCTAACGTTCCCCCAGTCAAAGTTACCAGTAAAAGAATCGGATCGATATTGCCTTCTGAAGCCATCCACATACTCGCGGCTGTGGTAATCAGGAGTAGGGGGATAATGCGAGGTTTGGTGAGTTGATAGTAGTTTCGCCAGGTCTCCAGAAGAGTGTGTTGGAGAGAAGAGACAGAAATTCTTGCGGTGTCTTGCATAAGATCAAATAGAGCGCTTTACGCAGGTAACGGGTAATTGGTAATTGGCAATGGGTAAAGTGTTGTTCCTACTGGAGATGTGGGAACCATTGGGATATTGCCTCAGCTATGGGTCGCATTATCGCGCCATGCTAAAACTGAAAACGCCGTTAAAATCCCCAATAAACAGGCCCCAATAGTTTGATGGGCGACAGTTAGGGGTTCTACTTGCAGGTGTAACCAGAGGGTTCCCACCCCCAGCAGAATTTGTACAACTAAAAAGGCTCCTGCATAGTGAATTAAGCGCCGTAGTAGGGGATGAAGCGCAGGAGTGCGTCGGGCCCAAATAATCAGAACAGCAGTGGTGATGATG
The sequence above is drawn from the Roseofilum capinflatum BLCC-M114 genome and encodes:
- a CDS encoding heme o synthase, with amino-acid sequence MQDTARISVSSLQHTLLETWRNYYQLTKPRIIPLLLITTAASMWMASEGNIDPILLLVTLTGGTLAAASAQTLNCIYDLDIDYAMVRTRKRPLPSGKVQPRHALIFALILAGLSFGLLTRFANLQAALLAMMGIVFYMVVYTHILKRNTPQNIVIGGAAGSIPPLVGWAAVTGELSWAAWLLFALIFLWTPPHFWALALMIREDYATVNVPMLPVVQGEEVTAEQIWIYSLLVVPVSLLLIYPLGVCGAVYGAFALVLGAIFLQKAWALYQNPKDLPLAKSMFKYSILYMMVLCTGMAIDSLPITHQMVQACTGHLETLMGMV